GTTAGCTATTGTTCGCAATGAAAGAAAAAAAGCCCCCACTGTATATATGGGCGATGGAATCAACGATGCGCCTGCTTTAACCGCAGCCACTGTAGGCATTGCTTTTGGACAACACAGTAATGTTACGGCGGAAGCCGCAGGGGCTGTTATTATGGAAAACACCTTAAACAAAGTAGATGAGCTACTTCATTTAAGTATTAGTACGAGAAATATTGCAGCACAAAGCGCTATTGGTGGAATGATCTTGAGTCTTATCGGTATGGGATTTGCGGCGACTGGCTTTATAAGTCCGGTCATGGGGGCAATTCTTCAAGAGTGTATTGATATTCTTGCTATTGTTAATGCATTACGTTTGGCGATGGGCTCTCAAATTAAAACTGATTTGCCGAATAATTAAATAGACGTCTTACTTAACAGGATGCTTCTGAACAATAGCATTACTTTTCATTTCCTGGAAAATATCTGCTCATTCTTTAGAAAAGAAACTGCAGAGGCTCGCTCTTTATAAAGATATTTCCCGATGGTAGATCTCGCACTGCGCGGTGAATTTCAATGTTAGAATAATAAGATAGAACTATCTAATATCTCTGAGCGCGCTAACATTTAATCCTTTATCATATTTATTCCAACAAGTGTCATTTTAACAAGCCAATCGATATTTTCTAATTTCGCATCTCTTTTTCTTTGATACAGATTTGAATCCAAAACTAGTACGATATGGGTAAGAATCAGTTGCATCGATTTTTTTAACCGTTCATAAAGGTTGCTTGTGCTATTGAAATATTAGTTTTTACTAATATAATGGATTTATGAATACATTAATAAACAACAGCCTTGATGTGATGAAAAAGAATGCTTCTAAGGCTGAGCAGTTACTTAAATTATTAGCCAATTCCAAAAGGCTTCTCATTCTATGTTATCTCCTCAAACGAGAATGTACGGTCGGTGAGCTCGAGCCGATTGTGGGTTTATCTCAATCGGCGCTGTCACAGCATTTAGCTAAAATGAGGCTTGAAGGCGTACTTTCGGTAAGAAAAGAGGGGACTCGAGTTTATTATTTTATTAGTAAACCGGAAGTGGAAGCGGTTTTGTCGACGCTGTATTTAATTTATTGCAAAGAATAAAAACCGCTCTATTTATTAGGATTGTCTAATGTTTTATTTAAGGATTTCCGTCATGTCATTAAATAGTATTATCCTAAGAAAACACATGGCCTTTATTATTGTAACTAGTGCGCTGGCGACTTCTCTTTACGCAGGATCGGTACCTATCCCATATTCTAAAGCGATTCAGCTAGCACTCGTTAATAACCCTAAAATCCATGCAGCAAAAGCCTCAATAGAGGCAGCGACCGGAGCCTCAAAGCAAGCAGACAGTATGAGTTGGCCGCAACTAGGTCTTGAAGTAAGTGGGGCACGCACTGATAATCCGATGTCGGTATTTGGCTATAAATTAAGTCAGGGAAATGCCAGTTTTGCTGATTTTGGCGCGAATCAATATACGGGACTAAACACCCTATATACCAAGCCCCAAGCCTTAAACCACCCAGGATATTACAATAATCTGGATACGGCATTTAAATTAAGCGTTCCTATTTACTCTGGTGGGCGAATAAAAGCGCAGCAAGTACAGATGCGTGCTTTAGTTGCATCCGCACAACGAGGTAATCAACAAGCTCAGAATCAGCTGGCATATGAGGTCTATGCATCCTACGAGCGCTTTCTAACTGCCAATCAGCTAGTAGGTGTCGCTCAAAGACAGGTTGATCGAGCAAGAGCGTTTCTATCAACAACAAAAGCTCTAAAAAAGCAATCAATTACCTTGGAGAGCGATGTATTAATAGCAGAAGCTTATTTAAACAGCTCCCTTATTGGTTTATCTAATGCGAGAATCCAAACAGAGGATGAACTTGATAGTTTTCGGACTCTGCTTGGTGCTCCTGGAAGCTCCTTTGTTCCAAGTCGGCATACGAACTTAAGCACAAAGATAAAGCTCAACACCTTATTGATAAAGCAAGCATTGAAGGACAATCCCTCTATTAAAGCTCTTCATGCGCGCCTTTACTCCGAAAAGGCGGCAATCGCGGCTTCTCAGGCACTGTATAAGCCCCAAGTGTCAATGCAATTAAGACATGATTGGAATGGCAATACGATAGGCTCAGGTCTTCCGTCAGATACGATTGCGCTAGGTGCTAACTGGACTTTATTCAGTGCAGGTGAACGTGCCGGTGCAGTACAAGTGGCAAGTGCAAATGCCAAAAAAATTCAATTTGAGCTTGATGAGCAACGAAATCAGCTGCGTTTGCAATTAAAACAAATACAGCGTGCCGAGCGACAAACTCGATACGAATTGCAATTAAGTCGACAAACAGCAGATAAAGAAGAGGCGATCATTCAAAAACTAAAGCAGCGCTTTGGTCGGGGACTGGTGCCTCTAAGTACCTTATTGGAGAGTCAGATGAAGCTAACACAAAGTAAAGCACAAGAGTTGCAAGCGCTTCATCAATTGAGAGTGTATGAAGCCCACTGGCTGATGCTCAGTAATCAACTCATTCCTAAAGCGATAACAAGCGCATAATCGAATGTATATCAGGAGACTATAGTGAAGGATGTGTTTTACTCCAAAAATAAGCTCAATAAAGCAGGGCAATTAGTCAGGATTTTTATTCAATCCAAGCTGACTCTTCTGCTGATTATTGGGATTTTGTTATTCGGTATACTGGCCCTGGAGCGCACCCCGCGAACTTATAATCCTGAAATCATTGTGCCTGCAGTAACTATTTCTGTAAGTCGACCTGGCAGTGACAGCCAAGAAATGCTTCATCAAATTGTTCGTCCGTTAGAGGGTCTAATGGCCTCTATTCCTGGTGTTGAACATACTTACGGGATGGCTATTGATGATAGCGCTATGGTTACGGTTCGCTTTAAAGTTAATGAAAATGAAGAGGCAAGCTTGGTTAAGGTCTATAACCAAATCAACAGCAATATGGATAAAATGCCCCCAGGTACTTTAATGCCGTTGATTCGCTCTATCAGTTTGTATGATGTTCCACTCGTGACATTGACTTTACATGCTAAAGACACAAATCCAGTGGACTTACGTACTCTTGCTAATAAGGTCTTGGAGGAGTTGCGCGCTGTACCTCATGTGGGGAAAAGCTGGGTAATTGGCGCATCACCTCAAGCTATTCGTGTCTGGCTGAACCCAAAGCATATGGCAGAGCACGCTATTTCAATTGCCAACATTCAACAAGCCTTGTCTATTAATAACATCAGTCTTGACGCAGGAACATTAGAGCATGAATTAATTGAAACACCTCTTCGCATCGAGGGCTCACTCATTTCCAATCAAGACTTAGCCAACATTATTATTGGAACTGATGGGGCCAAACCGATTTTATTAAAAGATATTGCGACTATTGAAAAAGGTCCTCAAGATGAGACGATTGCCTCCTATTTTGCTTTTGGAGCCAAAGACCCATCAAAGAGTACAGATATAGAGCCTGCAGTAACCATTGCTCTTGCACGGCAAAAAGGAAGCAATGGTGTTGATGTGGCAAAAGCGATTTTGAATAAACTCGAGCAATTACAAAACAGCCAGCTCATTCCAAAAAACATCGATATTTCAATTACTCGTAATTATGGCGATGAGGCTAATGATGCAGTGAATACTTTGGTCGAGCACTTAGGGATTGCGATTCTAAGTGTCGTGGTATTGCTGATGGTGTTTTTAGGATGGCGTGAAGCATCAGTGGTTGTTTTTTCTATTCCCTTAATTTTGTGCCTGGTGCTTGGTATTGGCTGGCTATCAGGTCAGACTATTAACCGAATTACTTTATTTGCGCTTATTCTTTCGTTAGGCCTTTTAGTAGACGATAGCATTGTGGTGATTGAAAACATTCACCGTCATATTATTAAGGGAGTACAAAAAAACGTTACCCGCTTGATTATTTATGCAGCCAATGAAATTGGCAAACCGACGATTATTGCTACCTTTACGGTGATGCTGGCGCTACTGCCAATGGCTTTTGTAGGTGGAATGATGGGGCCGTTTATGGCGCCTATACCTTTTAATGCTCCATTGGCAATGATTGTATCTCTTTTTATTGCCTATAGTGTGGTTCCTTATCTTGCTTACCGTTGGTTAAGAAATAAAGCTAAAAAACAAATGAATGAGCATCATAAGAACCATAGCTCATGGTTGCAGCGAGCGTACCTTGTATTATTCAACGGATTACTTAACTCCTCGAAAAAAAGACATCTCTTTTATTTGAGTATTGTACTATTACTCTTTGCGGTATTGCTCCAACCTGCCTGGCAATTTATTCGCCCTGGAGGCTCTAATGGGCCGCTAAGCTTGCTTGGGGTTGAAATTAAAATGCTACCTGATGACAACGTGAATACTTTTTTAGTGTCAGTTGATGCTGGAGCGAATGCTAACTTAACAAGAACAAACGAGTTACTCAGCGAACTCAGTGCAGCCATCCAAAAGAATCCTTACGTCACCGACTTGGAGTTGTATGTAGGAGAGGCGGCCCCAGAAGATTTTGCCGCTCTGGTGCGAGGTGATAATCTATTAAGAGGGAGTCAATACGGGCAAATACGCGTGAATTTGGTGAACAAACATCATCGTTCTATTGGCTCGCACCAAATTGCATCAGAGATATACCAGGGACTAGTGCCTGTGCAAAAACAACATCCACAAAGCCATATCAAGCTTTTTGAAAGCCCTCCTGGGCCGCCTGTTCGCTCGCAAATGGAGGCAGGGCTCTATGGACCTAACTACAATGAATTGCGGTCTGTTGCCAATAAGATAACCTCTGAAGTGTATCCCCAAATATACGGCATGATAAATATTGATAACTCGGTGACTCAAGACACTAGTCAATACCGCATTGAAATCAATCATAATGCAGTAATGCTAGCAGGCTTAGCCCCACAAACGGTAGCGCAGGAGGTAAGTGCTTTGTTTAAGGGTATTTCCATCGGAAATGGCCATGAACCCAATTCCAGAGAGCCCGAGCACATCATCTTACGTCTTCCGCAAAAGGCACGTGAAGATGCTCAGGTACTTAATCAGCTGTATCTAAAAAATCAGCAACAACAACTCATCCCTCTGGCACAAATTGCAACCTTTCATGAAGATAAGGAGGAAAAACCCATCTTCACTAAAGATCAAACGCCTGTCGTTTATGTAACTGGTGAAGTGTTGGGCTCGAGTCCCGCATATGCAGTCAATTCTGCAACAAAGATGCTTAACAAACCTCCTTTTTCATTGGAGGTTGAAAATTTAGGATTTCATGAATCACAGCCTAATCGCTTTGCTGCAAATCAACTTTTTTGGCTTGGTGAAATGCGCCTGACGTTGGATGTTTTTCGTGATTTAGGCTCTGCCTTTATTGTGGCTATAGTCTTGATTTATATTTTACTAACGGCTTTTTATCAGTCATTTTTTATTCCCCTTATTATTATGGGTGCTATACCGCTAACCATCATTGGCGTTTTTCCTGGGCATTGGTTAATGAACCAACCGTTTACTGCGACGTCCATGATAGGGGTCATTGCTTTAGCCGGAATTGTTGTTCGAAACTCGCTTTTACTCATCGATTTTATTTTAGAACACCAACATCGAGGTTCTTCTATAACAGAAGCCGTTATTGAGTCAGGTGTAGAGAGAATTCTACCGATTGTCTTAACGGCACTTGCTATTATTCTGGGATCCGCTGTGATGTTATCCGATCCTGTCTTTGGCGGCCTTGCCATTTCTTTGATATTTGGTTCATTTGCCTCAACAGTACTTACCTTGTTTTTAATTCCATTGCTCTATTTAAGTTGGTGGAAGCGTACCCATTAAATTAGTATTAGGAGAATAGATGATGACTATTGAAGGTATTATTCGAATTGTCGCTGGTGCCTTAGTTTTGATATCACTCGCGCTTGGCGTGTCGACCAGTCCAGTGTTTATAAGCGCTAATTTTTTATGGATTACTGTATTTGTAGGGGCTAATCTTTTTCAAAGTGGATTTACAGGATTTTGTCCTCTGGAGATGATTTTAAAGAAGTTTATTGGGTAAGAGTTAGCATTCGGATATAAAAAATTAATGAAGTAAAATAAATAGGAACTAATGTTATGAGTGATTCAATCCATATTGTTTGTCCTCACTGTCAGACAACAAATCGTTTGTTTTCTACGCGATTGGTTGAGAACCCCAAATGTGGGAAGTGTCAAAAAGCACTCTTCGATGGAAAGCCTGTTGCTTTAGACGCAGCGCAGTTCGATCTTCATCTCAAAAAGAACGATATACCATTGCTTGTTGATTTTTGGGCTGAATGGTGTGGTCCATGTAAAATGATGGCACCTTATTTTGAGGCGGCTGCAAAGCTTCTTGAGCCCGGAATTAGGTTTATTAAAATAAATACTGAAACACAACAAGCGTTAGCTGCTCGCTACCAGATTCAAAGTATTCCTACTCTAATAATTTTTTCTCATGGACAAGAACACGCTCGACGCTCCGGGGTGATGAGTGCTCAAGATATTGTTCGCTGGGTTAAACAATATTTTTGAATTTTGCATCAGAGCACAGGTTCCGATGTGTTAGGTCTCATAGGCCTGAATAGATATAGTACTTATTTACAAAACTCAAGCGGAGAAACTAAGTCTGTTCGGCTTTCTAAGCCGTTGTTATCATGACCACTTGTAGCACTCGTCGCCTTTCATTTTTAGATAGATATTTAACTTTATGGATTTTCATGACGATGGCTGCTGGGGTCGTTATCGGCTCATTTTTTACCAGCGCACCACAATTTTTAAACTCCCTGTCAATTGGCTCCATCAATGCTCCTATTGCGATTGGTCTGATTTTAATGATGTATCCTCCATTAGCCCGCGTAAAATATGAAGAATTACCACTGATATTCAAAGACTGGCGAATTCTCCTGTTGTCACTGATTCAAAACTGGCTCATCGGACCATTTCTCATGTTTGGTCTCGCCGTTTTATTTTTATGTGGGTATCCCGAGTACATGACAGGGCTTATTCTTATTGGGCTAGCTCGCTGTATTGCCATGGTAATTGTCTGGAATTAGTTGGCAGAAGGGGACAATCAGTACGTTGCAGCCTTAGTGGCATTTAACAGTATTTTTCAACTGCTTTTCTTCAGTGTCTATGCCTGGTTTTTTCTAACAGTCTTGCCACCTATTGTTGGCATGAGTGGACAAATAGTCCACATCAATTTTATGACGATTGCCCAAAGCGTCTTTATTTATCTGGGCATTCCTTTTTTTGCAGGATTTCTGACTCGTTTTGTATGGATAAAAAGAAAAGGGTTAACCTGGTATGAAACTATTTTTTTACCAAAAATTTCTCCCATTACTTTGATTGCTCTGCTTTTTACAATTCTTGCGATGTTTTCTTTGAAAGGCGCTATGGTGTTGCAACTTCCACTCGATGTCCTACGTATTTCCATTCCATTGACCATTTATTTTGTGGTGATGTTTTTTGTCAGTTTTGCGATGGGGAAGCTCATTGGTGCTAGTTATGAAAAGACAACAGCGGCATCCTTTACTGCAGCCAGTAATAACTTTGAATTGGCTATTGCTGTTGCAATTGCCACCTTTGGACTTAATTCTGCCATTGCTTTTACAACGGTCATTGGGCCACTTGTTGAAGTACCAGTTCTTATTTTACTTGTGAATGTTGCATTTTGGTTACGAAAGCGCTGGTTTTTAAGAGCAACTATTAAGTAAGCGCTCTAATCTAATATTGAAATCATTCAGTGGCTGCTCCAGCAGTGGTTATTGAAACAGGGAGGCAAACTGATGAAGATTCTACAACAACCCCCGCGCTTCCTATTCGTTACTGGTAAAGGTGGAGTAGGAAAAACATCGATAGCTTGCGCCACTGCAGTTCTACTTGAGCCGTTGATAAAAGTAAAAAGCCCCATTAAGGGGCTCAATAAGAACCTTATTTATAAAGCAATAAGAGAATCATAGTAGAGGCAGCAAACAATGTGGCTGAAGATGCCAATGCAAATCTACTAAATTGCTGTGTCTTTTGTGTGAAGGAGTGAGCCTCAATCGATGAATCAGAGATCAATTTCTGCATAGCTTGAACCGATTCTTCGCAGATAGTCTTGAGCTACCTGCTTGCTCATGCATTAAAGCGACTTCTTAATCATAAAATGAATAATGATGTAACCGCTGGGTATATCATGAAAGACGTTGAGCGGTTGAGGAAACCCATACAACAAGTAGCTAATTTTATACTTAAGCATATGATTGAGACGACTGCGGATATCAGTTAATCAAAAAAATTTAATCGCTTGCACCGTTGCTCTAGCAATTCGAGATATTTTTCCTGCATCGGTTGAGATAAGAAACTGAAACCAATCAGCTCTTGCCATTTTGGTATTACCTGATGGAACTCTTGTACGATCCCATCGATGACGTTCTGGTTTAATCCTAATTTTTCAATGGCAAAATATTTCAGAAAATCATTTTTTGTTAAATTATTTTTTTTTCCTTTTAGAGGTAAAGCCAGTTCTTCTTTAGTATTTTTTTGAGCGATGGTTGAGTTAAGTAAATCGTAGGCTGGTGATATGGAAGTTTTTCTATCCTTAGTAATCAGGGAAAAATTTTTTAGATGCATGTCTTCATTGCCGACCAGGAAGTTAAATAACGTCAGCTTAAATAATTTCACGAATTCAATTTTTGGGAATGTACAAAACTGCTGTATGACTGCAATTACTTTTTCCATAGAGCTATTATATTTTGTATGTCGATCTTCACCTGATAGCTGTGCAAAATCTTCTAAAGCTAACTTTTTATTATGGCCTATTCTATCAAAGCGTTTAATGAAGTAGGTCAAACTGTTGTCTTTAGAATAAACCAAACCATGAACCGGAACTTCGAGGCCAATGGCCTTTGCAATGGTCATAGTAATGGCTTCATTTTCCGGCAATTCTGGGTAAATATCACTTTGTGGTTTTAAAATGTACTGCCCCTTTTGATCAACGATTTCAAAACCTCCTTCCTTAATCTTTAGTTTGGCACTTAGTTTCTTTTGGACACCTTGAACAGACATCTTTCCTACTCGAGCAATTGCTTCCTGACGTTGCTCAGCAGCAGTTAAATCTAATGGGCTAAGATTTTTTAATTGAGGAGAAAGCAAATGCAATCCACGTTGCGAATAGTTTTCTTGGTCACTAATCTTTTCATAAGTAATAGGGCAGTGTTTCATCTTATTTCCTCAATAGTCACTGCACCTACGACATCTTGGCCCACTAGTATCAACTGACCAAAATAGTCATTTTTATCAATTTTATATTTACGTAATAGTGCTTCAAGCATAATGCCTTCAGGAAGTAATCCTTCAAAAAAGGGTGGAAATACGCCAAAATCATAGATCTTATTGTTCAACGGCATAGTGAGCGAAACAGGTGCGCCCTGATAATCTTCAAAGTAAGTAAATTGATATGCTCCACCTTGTAATTCTTCTAATATTCCAGCTTTAATCCCATTCACTGATACGTATGCTTTTCTCATGTATTATTATCCGTTGTTTGAGGAAAAGGCGTTTCAAATTTCATTTGGATATTTAAAACATCGAACACTTTTAGCAAGGTGTTCAAGCGCACCGATTCTTTCCCTTTTTCGATATCATAGATAACCGTCTTACCGACACCCGCTAACCGGGCTAACTCTTGCTGCGATAAGCCGCTTTGCTTACGGTAGTAATGGACTAAATTGGCAATCTCGTTTGTGGGCATGGAACACCATAAATTAATCATATATTACTGTTATAGCAGTAAAAGCAATAAAAATAAATTTATTATTACATTTTTTTGTATTAATTAGCTATAAATTACTGTTATGGCGGTAAATTTGATGATTTCCTGATGTTACCCATATTTATTTATTATAAATTCCTGAAAATTACTGTTACCGCAGTAAATTTATGTGGGAATAATAAAAAGTCATGTTCAGCCTCAAAAATTCGTCCAATAAAGCTAATTAGCAGGGAGCTAAATTAAGCTAAGGAGAGGGGAAGAACAATGTTTTGTTTTGGCTTGTTCAACAAAAGAAAATTTAAGATTATTTGCATGGGCTACCTGGCCATTTTGAGCATGAAGACGCATTGCAAGAATATTTAATAGAGTAGATTTTCCACAACCATTATGCCCGATAAGACCTACTTTTTCTCCTTCACAAAGTACCAAAGAAAGTTGTTCAAATACGTAGTTATGTACACTATGATAACAAATACTTTCAGCAGAAGTTAGCGTAGAGCCTTTGCTATTTATTGTTTGTGGGTTCGATAACATGTTCTTTTACCATTAAAATAATCACAATTGCACATAAAGCTATTATTGCTTGGAAGTTATACATTTTTTGGATATCAAGAAGTTCAGTATGGAATGTAATGAGCAAGTATATTGCGAGAACTCCTAGCCCTGAAATACTATTAAAAGTTGATTGCAAACGTCCTTGAAATGTCTTATCGGCAAGAAGCTGAGCTTGGGTTAGAGATAAGGCCCAGCTTGATAAACCAAAACCAATAATAAAATAGAATATATAACTGATTATTATATTCTCATTAATTGAGAATATATGCAGACCTAATGCTATACCAATCATGAGTAGTAACAGGGTTCGTTTTAT
Above is a genomic segment from Legionella lytica containing:
- a CDS encoding ArsA-related P-loop ATPase translates to MKILQQPPRFLFVTGKGGVGKTSIACATAVLLEPLIKVKSPIKGLNKNLIYKAIRES
- a CDS encoding TolC family protein; the encoded protein is MSLNSIILRKHMAFIIVTSALATSLYAGSVPIPYSKAIQLALVNNPKIHAAKASIEAATGASKQADSMSWPQLGLEVSGARTDNPMSVFGYKLSQGNASFADFGANQYTGLNTLYTKPQALNHPGYYNNLDTAFKLSVPIYSGGRIKAQQVQMRALVASAQRGNQQAQNQLAYEVYASYERFLTANQLVGVAQRQVDRARAFLSTTKALKKQSITLESDVLIAEAYLNSSLIGLSNARIQTEDELDSFRTLLGAPGSSFVPSRHTNLSTKIKLNTLLIKQALKDNPSIKALHARLYSEKAAIAASQALYKPQVSMQLRHDWNGNTIGSGLPSDTIALGANWTLFSAGERAGAVQVASANAKKIQFELDEQRNQLRLQLKQIQRAERQTRYELQLSRQTADKEEAIIQKLKQRFGRGLVPLSTLLESQMKLTQSKAQELQALHQLRVYEAHWLMLSNQLIPKAITSA
- a CDS encoding YgaP family membrane protein, producing MMTIEGIIRIVAGALVLISLALGVSTSPVFISANFLWITVFVGANLFQSGFTGFCPLEMILKKFIG
- a CDS encoding lpg2370 family Dot/Icm T4SS effector codes for the protein MKHCPITYEKISDQENYSQRGLHLLSPQLKNLSPLDLTAAEQRQEAIARVGKMSVQGVQKKLSAKLKIKEGGFEIVDQKGQYILKPQSDIYPELPENEAITMTIAKAIGLEVPVHGLVYSKDNSLTYFIKRFDRIGHNKKLALEDFAQLSGEDRHTKYNSSMEKVIAVIQQFCTFPKIEFVKLFKLTLFNFLVGNEDMHLKNFSLITKDRKTSISPAYDLLNSTIAQKNTKEELALPLKGKKNNLTKNDFLKYFAIEKLGLNQNVIDGIVQEFHQVIPKWQELIGFSFLSQPMQEKYLELLEQRCKRLNFFD
- a CDS encoding efflux RND transporter permease subunit, which produces MKDVFYSKNKLNKAGQLVRIFIQSKLTLLLIIGILLFGILALERTPRTYNPEIIVPAVTISVSRPGSDSQEMLHQIVRPLEGLMASIPGVEHTYGMAIDDSAMVTVRFKVNENEEASLVKVYNQINSNMDKMPPGTLMPLIRSISLYDVPLVTLTLHAKDTNPVDLRTLANKVLEELRAVPHVGKSWVIGASPQAIRVWLNPKHMAEHAISIANIQQALSINNISLDAGTLEHELIETPLRIEGSLISNQDLANIIIGTDGAKPILLKDIATIEKGPQDETIASYFAFGAKDPSKSTDIEPAVTIALARQKGSNGVDVAKAILNKLEQLQNSQLIPKNIDISITRNYGDEANDAVNTLVEHLGIAILSVVVLLMVFLGWREASVVVFSIPLILCLVLGIGWLSGQTINRITLFALILSLGLLVDDSIVVIENIHRHIIKGVQKNVTRLIIYAANEIGKPTIIATFTVMLALLPMAFVGGMMGPFMAPIPFNAPLAMIVSLFIAYSVVPYLAYRWLRNKAKKQMNEHHKNHSSWLQRAYLVLFNGLLNSSKKRHLFYLSIVLLLFAVLLQPAWQFIRPGGSNGPLSLLGVEIKMLPDDNVNTFLVSVDAGANANLTRTNELLSELSAAIQKNPYVTDLELYVGEAAPEDFAALVRGDNLLRGSQYGQIRVNLVNKHHRSIGSHQIASEIYQGLVPVQKQHPQSHIKLFESPPGPPVRSQMEAGLYGPNYNELRSVANKITSEVYPQIYGMINIDNSVTQDTSQYRIEINHNAVMLAGLAPQTVAQEVSALFKGISIGNGHEPNSREPEHIILRLPQKAREDAQVLNQLYLKNQQQQLIPLAQIATFHEDKEEKPIFTKDQTPVVYVTGEVLGSSPAYAVNSATKMLNKPPFSLEVENLGFHESQPNRFAANQLFWLGEMRLTLDVFRDLGSAFIVAIVLIYILLTAFYQSFFIPLIIMGAIPLTIIGVFPGHWLMNQPFTATSMIGVIALAGIVVRNSLLLIDFILEHQHRGSSITEAVIESGVERILPIVLTALAIILGSAVMLSDPVFGGLAISLIFGSFASTVLTLFLIPLLYLSWWKRTH
- the trxC gene encoding thioredoxin TrxC, whose translation is MSDSIHIVCPHCQTTNRLFSTRLVENPKCGKCQKALFDGKPVALDAAQFDLHLKKNDIPLLVDFWAEWCGPCKMMAPYFEAAAKLLEPGIRFIKINTETQQALAARYQIQSIPTLIIFSHGQEHARRSGVMSAQDIVRWVKQYF
- a CDS encoding HipA N-terminal domain-containing protein, with protein sequence MRKAYVSVNGIKAGILEELQGGAYQFTYFEDYQGAPVSLTMPLNNKIYDFGVFPPFFEGLLPEGIMLEALLRKYKIDKNDYFGQLILVGQDVVGAVTIEEIR
- a CDS encoding helix-turn-helix transcriptional regulator, with the protein product MPTNEIANLVHYYRKQSGLSQQELARLAGVGKTVIYDIEKGKESVRLNTLLKVFDVLNIQMKFETPFPQTTDNNT
- a CDS encoding ATP-binding cassette domain-containing protein, which produces MLSNPQTINSKGSTLTSAESICYHSVHNYVFEQLSLVLCEGEKVGLIGHNGCGKSTLLNILAMRLHAQNGQVAHANNLKFSFVEQAKTKHCSSPLLSLI
- a CDS encoding ArsR/SmtB family transcription factor, yielding MNTLINNSLDVMKKNASKAEQLLKLLANSKRLLILCYLLKRECTVGELEPIVGLSQSALSQHLAKMRLEGVLSVRKEGTRVYYFISKPEVEAVLSTLYLIYCKE